A region from the Salicibibacter cibarius genome encodes:
- a CDS encoding conserved virulence factor C family protein, with translation MKITGIEPTPSPNTMKLTLDEHLPGGKSGNYTKDNKDDAPLQIQQLFEVEGIKGVYHVADFIALEREPKASWEQVLAEARKVFGEEGAETAEASVAGSDHFGEIQIQVQTFKSIPMQIKVLTAEEEKRVGLPSRFTEAAFAAAGEQENIVFERKWEERSARYGNDLEAIGNEVAEEIAAAYSQERLDQLVQWGNPDKEDPAERPQPLKVTKEMLQDPDWKNRFAALDQMDPDEEDLPVLDMALDDQKQSVRRLATTLIGMIETKATLPYLYKALKDKSVTVRRTAGDAFSDLGDPEAMDAVIESLRDKSKLVRWRAAMFLYEVGDERAIAPLKEAIGDPEFEVDMQMQMALERIEGGEEAKGSIWKQMTESVRADRKEKDGLQ, from the coding sequence ATGAAAATTACCGGAATTGAACCAACCCCGAGTCCTAACACGATGAAACTAACGTTAGACGAGCATTTGCCTGGAGGCAAAAGCGGCAATTACACGAAAGACAACAAAGATGATGCGCCTTTGCAAATTCAACAATTGTTTGAGGTTGAAGGCATTAAAGGCGTCTATCATGTCGCTGATTTTATTGCTTTGGAACGGGAACCGAAAGCGAGCTGGGAACAAGTGCTTGCAGAAGCGAGGAAAGTATTCGGTGAAGAAGGCGCCGAGACTGCCGAAGCATCTGTTGCCGGCAGCGACCATTTCGGTGAAATCCAAATTCAAGTGCAAACATTCAAAAGCATTCCGATGCAAATAAAAGTGTTGACGGCAGAAGAAGAAAAGCGAGTGGGGTTGCCATCCCGATTCACGGAAGCTGCATTCGCGGCTGCCGGTGAACAGGAAAACATCGTTTTTGAACGGAAGTGGGAAGAACGCAGCGCCCGTTACGGAAATGACTTGGAGGCAATTGGTAATGAAGTAGCCGAGGAAATCGCGGCGGCTTATAGCCAGGAAAGGCTCGATCAACTCGTTCAATGGGGGAACCCCGATAAAGAAGACCCGGCAGAACGCCCACAACCTTTGAAGGTAACGAAAGAAATGCTGCAAGACCCCGACTGGAAAAATCGTTTTGCAGCTTTGGACCAAATGGATCCCGACGAAGAAGACCTTCCTGTATTGGATATGGCGCTGGATGATCAAAAGCAATCGGTGCGTAGACTTGCCACGACGTTGATTGGCATGATTGAAACGAAAGCAACGCTCCCTTATCTTTATAAAGCACTCAAAGACAAATCGGTAACCGTGCGGCGCACAGCCGGAGATGCCTTTTCCGACCTCGGGGATCCGGAAGCGATGGACGCGGTGATTGAAAGTCTGCGAGACAAAAGCAAACTCGTGCGTTGGAGAGCCGCCATGTTTCTTTATGAAGTCGGGGATGAACGGGCGATTGCTCCTTTAAAGGAAGCGATCGGCGACCCCGAATTTGAAGTTGACATGCAAATGCAGATGGCACTCGAGCGCATTGAAGGCGGGGAAGAAGCAAAGGGATCCATATGGAAACAAATGACGGAATCGGTTCGAGCCGATCGAAAAGAAAAGGATGGACTGCAATGA
- a CDS encoding PH domain-containing protein, with product MREAPANRLSKKALPVWRITGFLESLFYLIFPVGYGIVSVLFDWPLWILYVLILMWIAVALLQSLLVPAIRWRRWRYEVYEEEIDLQYGVFIIRRTLIPMIRVQHVDTEHGPIYRHYKLAAVSISTAATVHQIPALTEETASNLRDQIAVFAQTADDDE from the coding sequence ATGAGGGAAGCACCTGCAAACCGTCTTTCCAAAAAAGCACTCCCCGTTTGGCGGATTACCGGGTTTTTGGAAAGCTTGTTTTATTTAATTTTCCCGGTTGGATACGGAATCGTTTCGGTTTTGTTTGATTGGCCGTTATGGATTTTATACGTGTTGATTCTGATGTGGATTGCCGTTGCTTTATTGCAAAGCCTGCTCGTGCCGGCGATTCGTTGGCGACGATGGCGTTATGAGGTATATGAAGAAGAAATTGATTTGCAATACGGGGTGTTCATTATTCGCCGGACGCTGATTCCCATGATTCGGGTTCAGCATGTAGATACGGAACATGGTCCCATTTATCGCCATTATAAACTCGCGGCTGTATCCATATCGACAGCTGCCACTGTTCATCAAATACCGGCGCTCACGGAAGAGACAGCTTCCAATCTCCGCGATCAAATAGCCGTTTTCGCGCAAACGGCTGATGACGATGAATGA
- a CDS encoding PH domain-containing protein, translating into MNDGKRLHGATVVIMLLTRLKDFIIPIIFVFFVGATGGGIGLFAMVALPFLFIFSAVYSLLYWLTYWYRVEDQELHVKQGIFVKKHRYIQRKRVQSFDMSAGILQRMFGLVKVQIETAGGGSEPDVHLIALDRAEAERLRQTLLAKPEVTAEDGEARPAEMTEDEEPEPLEQEIEASWALGFKHLLFAGMTSGGVGLVLSAVLALFSQVDVLLPDAFYETTVGFVLSSTITFLLIAIFLIAFFAWLISIVITIVKYGQFTVVKRGNDLVISRGLLERKQLTLNVHRITAVRFVTGILRQPFGFTTIYVESKGGGRADEQQSTILVPLVNRRMANRVLGKFLPEFVVEDEVGIKPLPRRALIRYMIRAVVPILAVVVPLSFLMPSGAYTLLFILLGIFLGWLRHRNGGFNVSGNYLILQWRLFNLNRAVIPRKRIQAADVTQSPLQRWRRLSTYSVSILSSMSGKSFEIRDITAVRGEDLLAWYSKEGDTPDFSREGEKEKSLM; encoded by the coding sequence ATGAATGATGGAAAGCGCCTGCATGGCGCCACCGTTGTCATTATGTTGCTCACCCGTCTCAAGGATTTTATCATTCCGATCATCTTCGTCTTTTTTGTCGGCGCGACCGGTGGGGGGATTGGACTGTTTGCCATGGTTGCTCTTCCGTTTTTGTTCATTTTTTCCGCTGTTTACAGTTTATTATATTGGTTGACGTATTGGTACCGCGTTGAGGATCAGGAGCTTCACGTTAAACAAGGGATCTTCGTCAAAAAGCATCGGTATATCCAACGAAAACGTGTGCAAAGCTTCGATATGTCCGCGGGTATTTTGCAGCGAATGTTCGGTTTGGTGAAAGTTCAAATTGAAACTGCCGGTGGGGGAAGCGAGCCGGATGTGCATCTGATTGCCCTCGATCGTGCGGAAGCTGAGCGTTTAAGGCAAACGCTCTTGGCAAAGCCGGAAGTTACTGCTGAAGATGGAGAAGCCCGGCCTGCGGAAATGACGGAAGATGAAGAACCTGAACCGCTTGAGCAGGAGATTGAAGCTTCTTGGGCATTGGGTTTTAAGCATTTGTTGTTTGCCGGGATGACTTCCGGCGGGGTAGGTCTTGTCCTCTCGGCTGTACTGGCCTTGTTTTCCCAAGTGGATGTATTGTTGCCGGATGCGTTTTATGAAACAACCGTCGGTTTTGTCCTGTCATCAACGATCACGTTTTTATTGATCGCCATTTTTCTGATTGCCTTTTTTGCATGGTTGATTTCCATTGTCATCACTATCGTGAAATATGGGCAATTTACCGTCGTTAAGCGCGGCAATGATTTGGTGATTTCCCGAGGGTTGTTGGAAAGAAAACAATTAACGTTAAACGTTCACCGAATTACGGCCGTGCGCTTTGTAACGGGCATTTTGCGACAACCGTTTGGTTTTACGACGATTTATGTGGAAAGCAAAGGAGGCGGACGCGCGGACGAACAACAATCAACCATTCTCGTCCCTCTCGTGAACCGGCGAATGGCCAACAGAGTGTTGGGAAAATTTTTGCCGGAATTTGTCGTCGAAGACGAAGTTGGGATCAAGCCTTTACCAAGAAGGGCCCTGATTCGTTATATGATTCGCGCGGTCGTTCCGATTTTGGCCGTGGTGGTTCCGTTGAGCTTTTTAATGCCGTCCGGCGCCTATACATTACTGTTTATTCTTCTCGGGATTTTTCTTGGTTGGTTAAGGCATCGCAATGGCGGATTCAATGTAAGCGGCAATTATCTTATTTTGCAATGGCGATTGTTTAATTTGAATCGGGCAGTCATCCCCCGAAAACGCATTCAGGCAGCAGATGTTACGCAGTCGCCGTTGCAAAGATGGCGCAGATTGTCCACGTATTCCGTATCCATTTTATCGAGTATGTCCGGAAAAAGCTTTGAAATCCGTGATATCACGGCCGTTAGGGGTGAAGATCTCCTCGCCTGGTATTCAAAAGAAGGGGACACCCCTGATTTTTCACGGGAAGGGGAAAAAGAAAAATCGTTGATGTGA
- a CDS encoding DUF2777 family protein — protein MNRKEAMEYKGSTVLVNAHPDCVYYGELLAIDAPDNKTWQGTVRMTGIHSIENAHIASHLPYGEWEEVKLSGTKIKPFSGKFTRSFRASLLYAIRALEKETNTSIRELENEKQQLQDMRLELGNKRGRSEDPYLYFHLTEEHGEVVLKEQSQNEKMLLEGCPFDMDWFDSAQNQWTKIAHDRQWTFKTVTGRKVRLQTKDLIRIHKEQFEPFQILLNELESPSKESLARLLHYYGFQRKHMVQCHNTLLRQLLQSEEDQHFQGVNFMTFQKNDAFLTIQHRFERVLHSDRDDYIYDRFECTSENNERQVMTYTNMQTSK, from the coding sequence ATGAACCGAAAAGAAGCAATGGAATATAAAGGATCTACCGTTTTGGTGAACGCCCACCCGGACTGTGTTTATTATGGGGAATTACTGGCTATTGATGCCCCGGACAACAAAACATGGCAAGGCACGGTGCGGATGACAGGCATCCACTCCATAGAAAATGCACACATTGCCTCTCACCTTCCATACGGGGAATGGGAAGAAGTAAAGCTCTCCGGCACAAAAATAAAGCCTTTTTCGGGCAAATTCACACGGTCTTTTCGCGCTTCCCTTTTATATGCCATTCGGGCATTGGAAAAAGAAACAAATACGTCCATCCGTGAACTTGAAAATGAAAAGCAACAATTACAAGACATGCGTCTCGAACTGGGAAATAAACGAGGGAGGTCGGAAGACCCATACTTGTATTTTCATCTCACGGAGGAACACGGGGAAGTCGTTTTAAAAGAACAATCACAAAACGAGAAAATGCTCCTGGAAGGCTGCCCATTTGACATGGACTGGTTTGATTCCGCCCAAAACCAATGGACCAAAATTGCCCATGATCGCCAGTGGACATTTAAAACGGTCACAGGCCGAAAAGTCCGCCTGCAAACGAAAGACTTGATTCGTATTCACAAAGAACAGTTCGAACCTTTTCAAATCCTCCTCAATGAATTGGAATCACCTTCCAAAGAATCATTGGCACGGTTGTTGCACTATTACGGCTTTCAACGCAAACATATGGTCCAGTGCCACAACACCTTGTTACGTCAATTGCTGCAATCGGAAGAGGATCAACATTTTCAAGGCGTTAACTTCATGACATTCCAAAAAAATGATGCGTTTCTTACGATCCAACACCGATTTGAACGGGTGCTCCATAGCGATCGCGATGACTATATTTACGATCGTTTTGAATGCACATCCGAGAACAATGAACGACAAGTGATGACGTATACGAACATGCAAACGTCAAAATGA
- a CDS encoding MBL fold metallo-hydrolase, giving the protein MEAKVEKLDADTYMIDGYDLNLPERTGIYVLDAEELTIIETGPSLSYPQIKAGLEQLGKTLADIRHIIVTHIHLDHSGGCGQLLKDIPNATVHVHPSGKKHLVAPEKLVEGAKLVYGSSFHDLFDPVIPVPAERTNICEDGDRLQIGTNHTLRFFDTPGHAFHHMSILDEHTNALFTGDTVGILYRGFRHEKLLVLPSTSPPQFDAANMKESWKRIESLQPATIYFGHFGGSGNIADIFQSTSEWLEKWISLTKEVAAEEGGSGTLSERLYQSVRDAYKGLDENNPAWEAIKMDCHVSSLGLYQAYEKGRL; this is encoded by the coding sequence ATGGAAGCAAAGGTTGAAAAACTTGATGCGGATACGTATATGATTGACGGGTATGATCTTAATCTGCCGGAGCGCACCGGCATTTATGTCCTCGACGCCGAAGAATTAACGATCATAGAAACCGGTCCCAGCCTTTCCTATCCGCAAATCAAAGCCGGATTGGAGCAACTCGGGAAAACGCTCGCGGATATCCGCCATATTATCGTCACCCATATCCACCTTGACCATTCCGGCGGCTGCGGGCAATTGCTGAAAGATATTCCCAATGCCACCGTTCACGTCCATCCTTCGGGCAAGAAGCATCTCGTCGCTCCCGAAAAGCTTGTCGAAGGGGCAAAACTCGTGTATGGCTCCAGTTTTCATGATTTGTTCGACCCCGTGATCCCTGTCCCCGCGGAACGAACAAACATATGTGAAGATGGGGACCGTTTGCAGATTGGAACGAACCACACGCTGCGTTTCTTTGATACCCCCGGGCACGCGTTCCACCATATGTCCATCCTTGACGAACACACGAATGCCCTTTTTACCGGTGACACTGTCGGGATTCTTTATCGAGGCTTTCGTCATGAAAAACTACTCGTTTTACCTTCCACTTCCCCGCCGCAATTTGATGCAGCAAACATGAAAGAATCGTGGAAACGGATTGAATCATTACAACCGGCGACGATTTATTTTGGCCATTTCGGTGGGAGCGGAAATATCGCCGACATTTTCCAATCCACTTCCGAGTGGCTGGAAAAATGGATAAGCCTTACAAAAGAAGTCGCTGCTGAAGAAGGAGGAAGCGGAACGTTAAGCGAGCGTTTATATCAGTCCGTGCGAGACGCATACAAAGGATTAGACGAGAATAACCCTGCCTGGGAAGCAATAAAAATGGATTGTCACGTCTCCTCTCTCGGTTTGTACCAAGCATATGAAAAAGGAAGACTGTGA
- a CDS encoding toxic anion resistance protein — translation MSEENNQENEEIETQLPEEEQSKAEEAAKGYMEKFKENDDATALVNELGNLGEQEQKLAGDSLEALKRPVGEMLEQKNNELPDRLYDLRQKVASLEPDHLKESRLQKTLNKLIRRDPVEQYAKKYKTVEGQVENIIESLLAGKDKLQADNLMLDQLRETANARIQNLEQQIETGKQLNEMLEAEMTAEEWRDNPVPLQKGQQKVVTRIQNMSQAIMVLQQSLASVDLIKENNEKLEEAIFNAITMTKNVITVTASIQLALGNQKNVIDAVQNVNQATEDMILSNAKTLRSNTEETLKTLEEPAVAIESFREAYEDVQAAIDITEQSNERIVKSGKAFIAELEKLNEDVRKKLPE, via the coding sequence TCAGGAAAATGAAGAAATAGAAACGCAGCTCCCTGAAGAAGAACAGTCGAAAGCAGAGGAAGCTGCTAAAGGTTACATGGAAAAATTTAAAGAAAACGACGATGCCACAGCGTTAGTGAACGAACTTGGCAATTTGGGCGAACAAGAACAAAAACTGGCCGGGGATTCGTTGGAAGCATTAAAACGGCCGGTTGGGGAAATGTTGGAACAAAAAAACAATGAACTCCCGGATCGTTTATACGATTTGCGCCAAAAAGTGGCGAGTCTCGAACCCGACCATTTAAAAGAAAGCCGCTTACAAAAAACATTAAACAAGTTGATTCGCAGAGATCCGGTCGAGCAATACGCGAAAAAATATAAAACGGTCGAGGGCCAAGTGGAAAACATTATCGAGTCCCTCCTCGCCGGCAAAGATAAATTGCAGGCCGACAACCTGATGCTCGATCAATTGCGCGAGACCGCAAACGCGCGCATTCAAAATCTTGAACAACAAATCGAAACGGGCAAACAATTAAATGAAATGCTGGAAGCGGAAATGACGGCTGAAGAATGGCGCGATAACCCCGTCCCCTTGCAAAAAGGACAGCAAAAAGTCGTCACCCGAATCCAAAACATGTCCCAGGCGATCATGGTATTGCAGCAATCGCTCGCTTCCGTCGATCTCATTAAAGAAAACAACGAAAAGTTGGAGGAAGCCATTTTTAACGCGATCACAATGACGAAAAACGTCATCACCGTGACCGCTTCCATTCAACTCGCCCTCGGCAATCAGAAAAACGTCATTGATGCCGTTCAAAACGTCAATCAAGCAACCGAAGACATGATTTTAAGCAACGCAAAAACGTTACGCAGCAATACCGAAGAAACGTTAAAAACCCTTGAAGAACCTGCCGTCGCCATTGAATCGTTCCGAGAGGCGTACGAAGACGTGCAGGCGGCAATTGATATAACCGAACAATCCAATGAGCGCATTGTAAAATCGGGCAAAGCATTTATTGCCGAGCTTGAAAAGTTAAACGAAGATGTGCGCAAGAAACTACCTGAGTAG